In a single window of the Rhineura floridana isolate rRhiFlo1 chromosome 3, rRhiFlo1.hap2, whole genome shotgun sequence genome:
- the LOC133382400 gene encoding collagen alpha-2(IV) chain-like, translated as MTGGSPPGRGPFCGMAPMAFLLVLCLHLQGSASRCIDQSFGQDLQPLPPGVKSDSLLSGLLQPDVSPPRPGTDGIDGGDSRIVGGSPATSGGLGGRPSTFRPSFQGDSPFQYGKPGRPEQFGSPEGPIFGGIPAQFGGPSEPGPVRVGRPVSPVQYEGGAAGQYGGISYDGSNSGYRIGYNTRQGFPRPVWKNPGIPYIPTAQERGGPYYPLSKEPSRQFYPNAPYVVPYGGGTDAYSSTTYGGGSTALGPQGRYDGSYGPIPEGLQPVGQSGRDSAVQGPPCIPAC; from the coding sequence GCTCAGCCTCCAGATGCATTGACCAGTCGTTTGGGCAAGACCTGCAGCCTCTGCCTCCTGGGGTGAAAAGCGACTCTTTGCTCAGTGGGCTGCTCCAACCTGATGTCTCGCCACCCAGGCCAGGAACGGATGGCATTGATGGGGGAGATTCCCGCATAGTGGGCGGCAGTCCCGCAACCTCGGGAGGGCTGGGAGGCAGACCTTCTACATTTCGCCCCAGTTTCCAGGGGGATAGCCCATTCCAATATGGCAAGCCAGGCAGACCTGAGCAGTTTGGCAGTCCAGAGGGGCCTATATTTGGGGGTATCCCTGCTCAATTTGGAGGCCCAAGCGAACCTGGCCCTGTGAGGGTTGGCAGGCCAGTTAGTCCTGTCCAGTATGAGGGTGGTGCTGCTGGACAATATGGGGGCATCTCTTATGATGGGTCAAACTCTGGCTACAGAATTGGCTATAACACCCGTCAGGGTTTCCCACGCCCAGTGTGGAAGAATCCTGGGATCCCCTACATACCAACTGCTCAGGAGCGGGGTGGACCCTACTACCCACTGTCAAAGGAGCCATCTCGGCAATTTTATCCTAATGCACCATACGTAGTTCCATATGGTGGTGGAACAGATGCCTACAGCTCAACGACCTATGGTGGTGGGTCCACAGCATTGGGGCCGCAGGGCAGATACGATGGCAGTTATGGCCCCATCCCTGAAGGCTTGCAGCCTGTTGGACAAAGTGGGAGAGACAGTGCTGTTCAAGGACCCCCTTGCATACCAGCCTGTTAA